From a single Gadus morhua chromosome 3, gadMor3.0, whole genome shotgun sequence genomic region:
- the cxcl12b gene encoding chemokine (C-X-C motif) ligand 12b (stromal cell-derived factor 1) produces MDMKLLALTALLAVAINAPISSAKPISLVERCWCRSTLNTVPQRSIKELKFLHTPNCPFQVIAKLKNNREVCINPETKWLQQYLKNAINKVKKSRRRNHKA; encoded by the exons ATGGACATGAAACTGCTTGCGCTGACAGCTCTGCTGGCCGTGGCCATCAATGCTCCGATCTCCAGCG CCAAGCCCATCAGCCTGGTGGAGAGGTGCTGGTGTCGCTCCACCCTCAACACGGTGCCCCAGCGTTCCATCAAGGAGCTCAAGTTCCTCCACACACCCAACTGCCCCTTCCAAGTCAT TGCCAAGCTGAAGAACAACCGGGAAGTGTGCATCAATCCAGAGACCAAGTGGCTTCAGCAGTACCTAAAGAATGCCATTAACAA ggTGAAGAAATCCAGGAGACGCAATCACAAAGCCTAA